In Flavobacterium sp. N1736, the following are encoded in one genomic region:
- a CDS encoding tetratricopeptide repeat protein, translating to MKNIFIYIVLLWSTFALAQNEQLAQYYFDKGDFEKAKIAYEQLLNSSPSNTQYFLRTVESYQQMQQFDVAQKLIQERYNRYKQGVFLVELGYNFQLQKNDSKAKSYYDQAIEKIKTNPNDVYGIGSSFEKKVLLEYALKAYQTAMQIQPNYNFNFQIGMLYGQLGKTDQMIDLLLTESFQNPQNANLIQTQLSRFMQGETDNTAFKDAMRKALILRTQKDQDVFWNHYLSWFYVQQKEFGKAFIQEKAIYKREPESLMSIVNLSQFAMNEDDDETATEILNFILQNTKDLDLLVQTNANLMQIKIDNAQEKDYPIINTELQQLLATYDITPFTLSLQIIQAHFLAFNLRKPEEGKLILKRALDLNLNEYQRADAKMELADILLLEEKFNQALIYYSQIQLDLKNDVMSHEASLKAAKTSYFKTDFEWALKQFKELKSANTQLIANDALEYFLLINDNTVADSTQTALKQFAKGDFLIYQNKKQEAITQFQSILKSFKGQEIEAVTMLRLGKIYESLKDYNSALSQYQQIIDNHSDGIYVDEALFFSAEIYNDELHDTEKAKALYEKVIFNHQDSIYFVDARKKYRELRGDKNL from the coding sequence ATGAAAAACATCTTTATCTATATCGTTTTGTTGTGGTCTACTTTTGCATTAGCACAAAATGAGCAATTGGCTCAATATTACTTCGATAAAGGCGATTTTGAAAAAGCCAAAATAGCTTACGAACAGCTTTTGAACAGTTCGCCATCAAATACCCAATATTTTTTAAGAACTGTCGAATCGTATCAGCAAATGCAGCAATTTGACGTGGCGCAAAAATTGATTCAGGAGCGATATAACCGCTATAAACAAGGTGTTTTTTTAGTTGAATTGGGTTATAATTTTCAGCTTCAGAAAAATGATTCGAAAGCCAAAAGTTATTACGATCAGGCTATCGAAAAAATCAAAACAAATCCAAATGATGTTTACGGAATTGGAAGTTCATTCGAGAAAAAAGTATTGCTCGAATATGCTTTAAAAGCGTATCAGACCGCAATGCAGATTCAGCCGAATTATAACTTCAATTTCCAAATAGGAATGTTGTACGGTCAGTTAGGAAAAACCGATCAGATGATTGATCTTTTATTGACAGAATCTTTTCAAAATCCGCAAAATGCAAATCTGATTCAAACGCAATTATCCCGCTTTATGCAAGGCGAAACAGATAATACGGCTTTTAAAGATGCGATGCGAAAAGCATTAATCCTGAGAACACAAAAAGATCAGGATGTTTTTTGGAATCATTATTTAAGTTGGTTTTATGTGCAGCAAAAAGAATTTGGAAAAGCTTTTATTCAGGAAAAAGCCATTTATAAGCGTGAACCTGAGTCGTTAATGAGCATCGTTAATTTAAGTCAGTTTGCGATGAATGAAGATGACGATGAAACAGCAACCGAAATATTGAATTTTATTCTGCAGAATACCAAAGATTTAGATTTACTGGTTCAGACGAATGCCAATTTAATGCAAATTAAAATTGATAATGCTCAGGAAAAAGATTATCCAATAATTAATACAGAATTGCAACAATTGCTTGCAACCTATGATATAACTCCTTTTACCTTATCTTTGCAAATAATTCAGGCGCATTTCCTGGCTTTTAATTTAAGAAAACCGGAAGAAGGGAAATTAATTTTAAAAAGAGCATTAGATCTCAATTTAAATGAATATCAAAGAGCAGATGCCAAAATGGAGCTGGCTGATATTTTGCTTTTAGAAGAAAAATTCAATCAGGCGTTGATTTATTATTCACAAATTCAATTGGATTTAAAGAATGATGTCATGTCGCACGAAGCAAGTTTGAAGGCGGCAAAAACAAGTTATTTTAAAACGGATTTTGAATGGGCTTTAAAGCAATTTAAGGAGTTAAAATCAGCGAATACGCAATTGATTGCCAATGATGCTTTAGAATATTTTTTATTGATAAATGATAATACGGTTGCCGATTCGACACAAACGGCTTTGAAGCAATTTGCAAAAGGCGATTTTTTAATTTATCAGAATAAAAAACAAGAAGCAATTACACAGTTTCAGAGCATTCTGAAATCGTTTAAAGGACAGGAAATAGAAGCTGTTACAATGTTGCGTTTAGGTAAAATCTATGAAAGTCTCAAAGATTACAATTCGGCTTTAAGCCAATACCAGCAAATCATTGACAACCATAGCGACGGAATTTATGTAGACGAAGCGCTGTTTTTTTCGGCAGAAATTTACAACGATGAATTGCATGATACAGAAAAAGCAAAAGCTTTATATGAAAAGGTAATTTTTAACCATCAGGATAGTATTTATTTTGTTGATGCGAGAAAAAAATACCGGGAGTTGAGAGGAGACAAGAATTTATAA
- the serS gene encoding serine--tRNA ligase, with protein sequence MLQIAFIRENQEKVIKALAKRNIDAKSVVEEVVQLDENRRATQVELDNTLSESNKLSKDIGELMKAGEKSKAAILKEKTVSLKEKSKELGEKAEALATELTNKLYTLPNLPADIVPEGKTPDDNLNVFQEGDIPVLHEGAQPHWELVKKYDIIDFELGVKITGAGFPVYKGKGARLQRALINYFLDKNTAAGYNEVQVPHLVNEASGYGTGQLPDKEGQMYHSTIDDLYLIPTAEVPVTNLFRDVILNESELPVLHTAYTPCFRREAGSYGAHVRGLNRLHQFDKVEIVRIEHPEKSYEALDGMVEHVKDILKELKLPYRVLRLCGGDMGFTSALTYDFEVFSTAQDRWLEISSVSNFETFQANRLKLRFKDKDGKNQLAHTLNGSSLALPRVLAGILENYQTPEGIVIPEVLRPYCGFDIID encoded by the coding sequence ATGTTACAAATCGCATTTATTAGAGAGAATCAGGAGAAAGTAATCAAGGCTTTAGCAAAACGAAATATCGATGCTAAAAGCGTTGTTGAAGAAGTGGTGCAATTAGACGAAAACCGTCGCGCAACACAAGTAGAATTAGACAATACTTTATCTGAATCTAATAAATTATCCAAAGATATAGGCGAACTAATGAAAGCGGGAGAGAAATCTAAAGCTGCAATCTTAAAAGAAAAAACCGTATCGTTAAAAGAAAAAAGTAAAGAATTAGGCGAAAAAGCAGAAGCTTTGGCAACCGAATTAACCAATAAATTATATACGTTACCAAATCTTCCGGCAGATATTGTTCCTGAAGGAAAAACTCCGGATGACAATTTGAATGTTTTTCAGGAAGGTGATATTCCGGTTTTGCACGAAGGCGCACAGCCACACTGGGAATTGGTGAAAAAATATGATATCATCGATTTTGAATTGGGTGTAAAAATTACCGGTGCCGGATTCCCTGTTTACAAAGGAAAAGGAGCTCGTTTGCAACGTGCTTTGATCAATTACTTTTTAGATAAAAATACGGCTGCAGGATATAATGAAGTTCAGGTGCCGCATTTGGTAAACGAAGCTTCAGGTTATGGAACTGGACAATTGCCGGATAAAGAAGGACAAATGTATCACTCAACAATTGATGATTTATATTTGATTCCAACTGCTGAGGTTCCGGTTACGAATTTATTTCGCGATGTTATTTTAAACGAAAGCGAATTACCGGTTTTACATACGGCTTATACGCCATGTTTCCGTCGTGAAGCAGGTTCTTACGGAGCTCACGTTCGTGGATTAAACCGTTTGCACCAATTTGATAAAGTTGAAATTGTACGTATCGAACATCCTGAAAAGTCTTATGAAGCACTTGACGGAATGGTGGAGCACGTAAAAGATATATTGAAAGAATTAAAATTGCCTTACCGCGTTTTACGTTTATGTGGCGGCGATATGGGTTTCACATCGGCTTTAACGTATGATTTTGAAGTTTTCTCTACAGCGCAGGATCGTTGGTTAGAGATTAGTTCAGTTTCTAACTTTGAGACATTTCAGGCAAATCGTTTGAAATTGCGTTTTAAAGATAAAGACGGAAAAAACCAATTGGCACACACACTTAACGGAAGTTCATTGGCATTGCCAAGAGTTTTGGCCGGAATTTTAGAAAATTACCAAACACCGGAAGGAATTGTAATTCCGGAAGTTTTACGTCCGTACTGCGGATTTGATATTATAGATTAA
- a CDS encoding DapH/DapD/GlmU-related protein: MIHIDHFIEDFSINFKDFSSLQPWEITTNLKTIIEKMILNLDDDFVIENNTAIHKTAIIENNVTIKSPAIIGKNCYIGANAYFREGAYLADSVKIGPGCEIKSSIIYSDTAIAHFNYIGNSIVGRNINFEAGSIAANHYNERAVKKISVLYNSEIIETNSDKFGSLIGDNSRIGANAVLSPGTILSKNSIVKRLELIEQVVPK, translated from the coding sequence ATGATACATATTGACCATTTTATTGAAGATTTTTCCATAAATTTCAAAGACTTTTCTTCGTTGCAGCCTTGGGAAATTACAACTAATCTCAAGACGATAATCGAAAAAATGATTCTGAATCTTGATGACGATTTTGTAATTGAAAACAATACTGCCATTCATAAAACGGCGATTATTGAAAACAATGTTACTATAAAATCGCCTGCAATTATTGGTAAAAACTGCTATATTGGAGCAAATGCTTATTTTAGAGAAGGCGCTTATTTAGCCGACTCTGTGAAAATTGGTCCGGGCTGCGAAATTAAAAGCAGTATTATTTACTCTGATACTGCGATTGCTCATTTTAACTACATTGGAAATAGTATTGTGGGACGAAACATCAATTTTGAAGCAGGTTCAATTGCAGCAAATCATTATAACGAAAGAGCTGTCAAGAAAATTTCTGTACTTTATAACTCAGAAATTATTGAAACAAACTCCGATAAATTTGGATCGCTGATTGGCGATAACTCCAGAATTGGCGCGAACGCCGTATTATCTCCGGGAACTATTTTAAGTAAAAACTCAATTGTAAAAAGACTTGAACTAATCGAACAAGTTGTACCCAAATAA
- a CDS encoding MarR family winged helix-turn-helix transcriptional regulator → METKDLASSLRTTISLLHKSLRKQMYSVNSLSLTEMETIGHLIRNTALLPSELANLTRVKTQSMSQIIKKLEELEIITRTPSTKDGRKVYISLTEYGKKAVEQTRFDRDKWLSDAIDETLTNEEKALLEKVIPVLNKIVPIN, encoded by the coding sequence ATGGAAACAAAAGATTTAGCTTCATCATTGCGTACTACAATATCGCTTCTTCACAAAAGTTTACGCAAACAAATGTATTCTGTTAATTCACTTTCGCTCACTGAAATGGAAACTATCGGGCATTTGATTCGAAATACTGCTTTACTTCCTTCTGAGCTTGCAAATTTGACACGGGTTAAAACACAATCGATGTCACAAATCATTAAAAAACTTGAAGAACTGGAAATCATTACCCGAACTCCTTCAACAAAAGATGGTCGAAAAGTCTATATTTCATTGACTGAATATGGAAAAAAAGCGGTTGAACAAACACGATTTGATCGCGATAAATGGCTTTCAGACGCTATTGATGAGACATTAACAAATGAAGAAAAGGCATTATTAGAAAAAGTAATTCCAGTTTTAAACAAAATTGTTCCAATCAATTAA
- a CDS encoding MFS transporter, whose product MKILNIRTFKAFQSRNYALFFGGQLVSRIGMWMQRTAVVWMVYSMTQSTFMLGLTVFAEQFPSFLFSLLGGVVADRYNRYKVLMITQIISAVQAILLTVLVFTEHYAIWQILSLSVLLGIVNAFDIPARQPLVHDIIKKKEDLPNAIALNSTLNNLARLIGPSLSGIVLTQFGAGNCFLLNAISFVAVIISLMLMKLPPYKPTLTKKKITTDLKEGIMYLKNTPKISIIILMLSLLCLLVVPYNTLLPVYAKIIFKGNAATFGYINSFIGLGAVTAAIFLASLKSSANLQKILFINTLILGVSLMIFSHLNIFPIAMAIAIICGFGTMSLIPICNTILQLEADEAMRGRVISFFAMAAFGMIPIGSLFIGMVSKYIGAPNSLLIQGIIALIIAFSFYLFYKRRKKNKKIVIPIQTEETDIINNQI is encoded by the coding sequence ATGAAGATTTTAAACATCAGAACCTTCAAAGCATTTCAAAGTCGAAATTACGCTTTGTTTTTTGGAGGACAATTGGTTTCAAGAATCGGAATGTGGATGCAGCGAACCGCCGTTGTCTGGATGGTTTACAGCATGACACAGTCTACTTTTATGTTGGGATTAACCGTTTTTGCCGAGCAATTTCCTTCTTTTTTATTTTCACTTCTTGGCGGCGTTGTTGCAGACAGATACAATCGGTATAAGGTTTTAATGATTACCCAAATCATATCTGCCGTGCAAGCTATATTGCTTACGGTTTTGGTTTTTACAGAACATTATGCTATCTGGCAAATATTGTCATTAAGTGTTTTACTGGGAATTGTAAATGCTTTTGATATTCCGGCGAGACAGCCTTTGGTTCACGACATTATAAAGAAAAAAGAAGATCTCCCAAATGCTATTGCGTTAAATTCAACATTAAATAACCTGGCGCGTTTGATTGGTCCGTCGCTATCCGGAATTGTATTGACACAGTTTGGAGCAGGAAATTGTTTTTTACTAAATGCAATCAGTTTTGTAGCGGTTATTATTTCATTAATGCTAATGAAATTGCCGCCTTACAAACCAACTTTAACAAAAAAGAAAATTACAACCGATTTAAAAGAAGGCATAATGTATCTTAAAAACACGCCGAAAATTAGCATTATCATCTTAATGTTATCGCTTTTGTGTTTACTTGTTGTTCCGTACAATACACTGTTGCCTGTTTATGCCAAAATAATTTTTAAAGGAAACGCAGCTACTTTTGGTTATATCAATAGTTTTATTGGTTTAGGTGCGGTGACGGCGGCCATTTTTTTAGCCTCTTTAAAATCAAGTGCGAACCTGCAGAAAATACTGTTTATAAATACGCTTATTTTAGGTGTTAGTTTAATGATTTTTTCGCATCTCAATATTTTTCCAATAGCGATGGCAATTGCTATTATCTGCGGATTTGGAACTATGTCTCTAATTCCTATTTGCAATACAATTTTACAATTAGAAGCAGATGAAGCCATGAGAGGTCGGGTAATTAGCTTTTTTGCAATGGCAGCTTTTGGCATGATTCCGATAGGAAGTTTATTTATCGGAATGGTTTCTAAATATATTGGCGCACCAAACAGCTTACTTATTCAGGGCATTATAGCACTTATTATTGCCTTTTCTTTTTATCTTTTTTATAAAAGAAGAAAGAAAAACAAAAAAATAGTAATCCCGATACAAACAGAAGAAACAGATATTATTAACAATCAAATTTAA
- a CDS encoding cysteine hydrolase family protein: protein MSQNTALLVMDMQLGILSTFPESPAIIENVANAIAIARSKNIPIIYARLGFKNGGSEISANNKVFAATKERITEINLDEFSKVHPALEPQLNDIVVTKRRVSAFTGSELEIILRSNDIKHLVLTGVATSGIVLSTTTEASDKDYKVTVLSNGCADRDDEVHRVLTTKVFLRHANVLTIEEWKNLE from the coding sequence ATGAGTCAAAATACTGCTTTACTCGTCATGGATATGCAACTGGGAATTTTGTCAACTTTTCCGGAATCTCCAGCCATAATAGAAAATGTTGCAAACGCAATTGCAATTGCCCGAAGTAAAAACATTCCAATTATTTACGCCAGACTTGGTTTCAAGAATGGAGGTTCGGAAATTAGCGCTAATAACAAAGTTTTTGCTGCTACAAAAGAGCGAATAACTGAGATTAATCTTGATGAATTTTCAAAAGTTCATCCTGCATTAGAACCTCAGCTTAATGATATTGTTGTTACAAAGCGTCGTGTAAGTGCTTTTACAGGAAGCGAACTGGAAATTATTTTAAGGTCAAATGATATTAAACATCTTGTTCTTACCGGCGTGGCAACGAGCGGAATTGTATTATCGACCACAACCGAAGCCAGCGACAAAGATTATAAAGTCACTGTTTTATCGAACGGATGTGCAGATCGTGATGATGAAGTTCATCGTGTTCTAACTACAAAGGTTTTTTTACGTCACGCAAATGTATTGACTATTGAAGAATGGAAGAATTTAGAATAA